One part of the Drosophila teissieri strain GT53w chromosome 3R, Prin_Dtei_1.1, whole genome shotgun sequence genome encodes these proteins:
- the LOC122620898 gene encoding transcription factor SOX-8 — MSESASSTCSKDRAKPVETLVLANYALKAEQKKAQGQGGRKEDERITTAVMKVLEGYDWNLVQASAKAPTDRKKEHIKRPMNAFMVWAQAARRVMSKQYPHLQNSELSKSLGKLWKNLKDSDKKPFMEFAEKLRMTHKQEHPDYKYQPRRKKARVMPSQQGGEGESPGAEMATTGSSGKPRSSNASGQRRAGKSNAAASPSMAHSSVGSSSADVFSNEAFMKSLNSACAASLMEQGLIEAGLDSPCSTASSLSSLTPPATPYNAAPSSAKAAAANNPSLLLRQLSEPVGSAGHDYGVLLEAGREYVALGEVNYQGQAAGVGVQGGAGAGGDGGAGQEMDFLENISGYGGYEGSRVSYPGYAYANSGGHFVGEEQPQQASQASEALNYKPAAADIDPKEIDQYLMDQMLPMTQHHHPHHPHHHSLHHPLHHPLHHSPPLNSSASLSSACSSASSQQPVADYYEHLGYSPAAASSGSQVPSFGAQQPYANGSSSLTPTLGDPAPQQELQSQQQEQHQQQQQQQHQNPSQHHLWGTYTYVNP; from the exons ATGAGTGAAAGTGCCAGCTCCACTTGCTCGAAGGATCGGGCGAAGCCGGTGGAAACCCTGGTGTTGGCCAACTATGCCCTGAAAGCCGAGCAGAAGAAGGCTCAAGGACAAGGTGGCCGCAAGGAGGACGAGCGCATCACCACGGCGGTGATGAAGGTCCTCGAGGGTTACGACTGGAATCTGGTCCAGGCCTCAGCCAA GGCGCCCACGGACCGCAAAAAGGAGCACATCAAGCGGCCCATGAACGCCTTCATGGTCTGGGCCCAGGCAGCCCGCAGGGTGATGTCCAAACAGTATCCGCATCTGCAGAACTCGGagctgagcaaatcgctgggcAAGCTGTGGAA AAACCTCAAGGATAGCGACAAGAAGCCCTTCATGGAGTTCGCCGAGAAGCTGCGCATGACCCACAAGCAGGAGCATCCGGACTACAAGTACCAGCCGCGGCGCAAGAAGGCGCGGGTGATGCCGAGCCAGCAGGGCGGGGAGGGGGAGTCTCCGGGTGCAGAGATGGCCACCACGGGTAGCTCCGGCAAGCCAAGGAGCAGCAATGCCAGTGGCCAGAGGCGAGCTGGAAAATCAAATGCAGCTGCCTCGCCGTCCATGGCCCATTCCAGTGTGGGCTCCAGCTCCGCGGATGTGTTCAGTAATGAGGCCTTTATGAAGTCCCTGAACAGTGCCTGTGCGGCCAGTCTGATGGAGCAGGGCCTCATCGAAGCGGGCCTGGACTCGCCCTGCTCCACGGCCAGTTCACTGTCCTCGCTGACGCCCCCAGCCACGCCCTACAATGCCGCCCCCTCGAGTGCcaaggcagcggcagcaaatAATCCCAGTCTCTTGCTAAGGCAACTAAGTGAGCCGGTGGGCAGTGCTGGCCATGATTACGGAGTTCTGCTCGAGGCTGGCAGGGAGTATGTGGCCCTGGGCGAGGTCAACTACCAGGGGCAAGCGGCGGGCGTTGGAGTGCAgggtggagcaggagcaggaggagatggaggagCGGGTCAGGAAATGGACTTCCTGGAGAACATCAGTGGGTATGGTGGCTACGAGGGCAGTCGGGTGAGCTACCCCGGCTACGCCTACGCCAACAGCGGAGGCCACTTCGTCGGCgaggagcagccgcagcaggcGTCACAGGCCAGTGAAGCCTTAAATTACAAGCCAGCTGCCGCCGACATCGATCCCAAGGAAATTGACCAGTATCTCATGGATCAAATGCTGCCCATGACGCAGCACCACCATCCGCATCATCCGCACCATCATTcgctgcaccacccactgcaccACCCGCTGCACCACTCGCCGCCTTTGAACTCCTCCGCCTCGCTATCCTCGGCCTGCTCCAGTGCCAGTTCGCAGCAGCCGGTGGCGGACTACTACGAGCACTTGGGCTACTCCCCGGCGGCCGCCTCCTCCGGCAGTCAGGTCCCCAGCTTCGGTGCCCAGCAGCCGTATGCCAACGGCTCCAGCTCCCTGACCCCCACCCTGGGTGACCCCGCACCGCAACAGGAgctgcagtcgcagcagcaggagcagcaccaacagcagcaacagcagcagcaccagaacCCATCGCAGCATCATCTGTGGGGCACTTACACTTATGTCAATCCCTAA
- the LOC122619998 gene encoding discs overgrown protein kinase isoform X1 gives MKRQRRYEETPLYHTETHKYRRPRMELRVGNKYRLGRKIGSGSFGDIYLGTTINTGEEVAIKLECIRTKHPQLHIESKFYKTMQGGIGIPRIIWCGSEGDYNVMVMELLGPSLEDLFNFCSRRFSLKTVLLLADQMISRIDYIHSRDFIHRDIKPDNFLMGLGKKGNLVYIIDFGLAKKFRDARSLKHIPYRENKNLTGTARYASINTHLGIEQSRRDDLESLGYVLMYFNLGALPWQGLKAANKRQKYERISEKKLSTSIVVLCKGFPSEFVNYLNFCRQMHFDQRPDYCHLRKLFRNLFHRLGFTYDYVFDWNLLKFGGPRNPQAIQQAQDGADGQAGHDAVAAAAAVAAAAAASSHQQQQHKVNAALGGGGGSAAQQQLQGGQTLAMLGGNGGGNGSQLIGGNGLNMDDSMAATNSSRPPYDTPERRPSIRMRQGGGGGGGGVGVGGMQSGGGGGGVGNAK, from the exons ATGA AAAGGCAACGCAGATACGAGGAAACTCCACTCTACCACACAGAAACCCACAAATACAGACGTCCAAGAATGGAGCTGCGCGTGGGTAACAAATACCGCCTGGGCCGCAAGATAGGATCGGGATCGTTCGGCGACATCTACCTGGGCACCACGATCAACACTGGTGAGGAGGTGGCCATCAAGCTGGAGTGCATCCGCACCAAGCACCCCCAGCTGCACATCGAGTCGAAGTTCTACAAGACGATGCAGGGCGGCATAGGTATACCCCGCATAATCTGGTGCGGCAGTGAGGGCGACTACAATGTGATGGTGATGGAGCTACTCGGACCCTCGCTGGAGGACCTCTTCAACTTTTGTTCGCGCCGCTTTTCGTTGAAGACGGTTCTGCTGCTGGCGGACCAGATGATCTCCCGCATCGATTACATACACTCGCGGGACTTCATCCATCGCGACATTAAGCCGGACAACTTCCTCATGGGTCTTGGCAAGAAGGGCAACCTGGTGTACATCATTGactttggcctggccaagaAGTTCCGGGATGCCCGGTCCCTGAAGCACATTCCCTATCGGGAAAACAAGAACCTCACGGGCACTGCCCGCTATGCCTCCATCAACACACATTTGGGCATTGAGCAATCGCGTCGTGACGACCTGGAATCCCTCGGCTATGTCCTCATGTACTTCAATCTGGGAGCCTTGCCCTGGCAGGGCCTAAAGGCAgccaacaaaaggcaaaagtaCGAGAGGATCTCGGAGAAGAAGCTGTCCACCTCGATTGTGGTGCTGTGCAAGGGCTTCCCCAGCGAGTTCGTCAACTATCTGAACTTCTGTCGCCAGATGCATTTCGACCAGCGTCCCGATTACTGCCACCTGCGCAAGCTCTTCCGGAACCTGTTCCACCGTTTGGGCTTCACTTATGACTATGTGTTTGACTGGAACCTGCTTAAGTTTGGCGGACCACGGAATCCCCAGGCCATTCAGCAGGCGCAGGACGGAGCGGACGGTCAGGCGGGACATGATGCGGTGGCCGCAGCAgcggcggtggcagcagcggcagccgccTCCTcgcatcaacagcagcagcacaaggtcaaTGCGGCGcttggcggcggtggaggcaGTGCAGCGCAACAGCAACTCCAGGGCGGCCAAACGCTGGCGATGCTGGGCGGCAATGGAGGCGGAAACGGCAGCCAACTGATCGGCGGCAACGGACTCAACATGGACGACTCGATGGCGGCCACCAACTCGTCGAGACCGCCGTACGACACGCCGGAGCGTCGGCCTTCGATACGGATGCGCCagggaggcggaggaggcggcggtggagtGGGTGTGGGCGGTATGCAGAGTGGCGGAGGGGGCGGTGGCGTGGGGAACgccaaataa
- the LOC122619998 gene encoding discs overgrown protein kinase isoform X2, which translates to MELRVGNKYRLGRKIGSGSFGDIYLGTTINTGEEVAIKLECIRTKHPQLHIESKFYKTMQGGIGIPRIIWCGSEGDYNVMVMELLGPSLEDLFNFCSRRFSLKTVLLLADQMISRIDYIHSRDFIHRDIKPDNFLMGLGKKGNLVYIIDFGLAKKFRDARSLKHIPYRENKNLTGTARYASINTHLGIEQSRRDDLESLGYVLMYFNLGALPWQGLKAANKRQKYERISEKKLSTSIVVLCKGFPSEFVNYLNFCRQMHFDQRPDYCHLRKLFRNLFHRLGFTYDYVFDWNLLKFGGPRNPQAIQQAQDGADGQAGHDAVAAAAAVAAAAAASSHQQQQHKVNAALGGGGGSAAQQQLQGGQTLAMLGGNGGGNGSQLIGGNGLNMDDSMAATNSSRPPYDTPERRPSIRMRQGGGGGGGGVGVGGMQSGGGGGGVGNAK; encoded by the coding sequence ATGGAGCTGCGCGTGGGTAACAAATACCGCCTGGGCCGCAAGATAGGATCGGGATCGTTCGGCGACATCTACCTGGGCACCACGATCAACACTGGTGAGGAGGTGGCCATCAAGCTGGAGTGCATCCGCACCAAGCACCCCCAGCTGCACATCGAGTCGAAGTTCTACAAGACGATGCAGGGCGGCATAGGTATACCCCGCATAATCTGGTGCGGCAGTGAGGGCGACTACAATGTGATGGTGATGGAGCTACTCGGACCCTCGCTGGAGGACCTCTTCAACTTTTGTTCGCGCCGCTTTTCGTTGAAGACGGTTCTGCTGCTGGCGGACCAGATGATCTCCCGCATCGATTACATACACTCGCGGGACTTCATCCATCGCGACATTAAGCCGGACAACTTCCTCATGGGTCTTGGCAAGAAGGGCAACCTGGTGTACATCATTGactttggcctggccaagaAGTTCCGGGATGCCCGGTCCCTGAAGCACATTCCCTATCGGGAAAACAAGAACCTCACGGGCACTGCCCGCTATGCCTCCATCAACACACATTTGGGCATTGAGCAATCGCGTCGTGACGACCTGGAATCCCTCGGCTATGTCCTCATGTACTTCAATCTGGGAGCCTTGCCCTGGCAGGGCCTAAAGGCAgccaacaaaaggcaaaagtaCGAGAGGATCTCGGAGAAGAAGCTGTCCACCTCGATTGTGGTGCTGTGCAAGGGCTTCCCCAGCGAGTTCGTCAACTATCTGAACTTCTGTCGCCAGATGCATTTCGACCAGCGTCCCGATTACTGCCACCTGCGCAAGCTCTTCCGGAACCTGTTCCACCGTTTGGGCTTCACTTATGACTATGTGTTTGACTGGAACCTGCTTAAGTTTGGCGGACCACGGAATCCCCAGGCCATTCAGCAGGCGCAGGACGGAGCGGACGGTCAGGCGGGACATGATGCGGTGGCCGCAGCAgcggcggtggcagcagcggcagccgccTCCTcgcatcaacagcagcagcacaaggtcaaTGCGGCGcttggcggcggtggaggcaGTGCAGCGCAACAGCAACTCCAGGGCGGCCAAACGCTGGCGATGCTGGGCGGCAATGGAGGCGGAAACGGCAGCCAACTGATCGGCGGCAACGGACTCAACATGGACGACTCGATGGCGGCCACCAACTCGTCGAGACCGCCGTACGACACGCCGGAGCGTCGGCCTTCGATACGGATGCGCCagggaggcggaggaggcggcggtggagtGGGTGTGGGCGGTATGCAGAGTGGCGGAGGGGGCGGTGGCGTGGGGAACgccaaataa